A single region of the Microcella sp. genome encodes:
- the leuS gene encoding leucine--tRNA ligase, whose amino-acid sequence MTDELPDENAYDFARIEARWAPVWDELQPFTVDDPTDSKPRKYVLDMFPYPSGDLHMGHAEQYALGDIVARYWRQQGFTVLHPIGWDSFGLPAENAAIKRGADPRLWTYENIEQQKVSMKRYAASFDWTRVLHTSDPDYYRWNQWLFLTMYEKGLAYRKDSWVNWDPVDQTVLANEQVLPDGTSERSGAVVVKKKLTQWYFKITDYADRLLDDLNQLEGSWPAKVLTMQRNWIGRSTGADVDFVIEGHHSPVTVFTTRPDTLFGATFMVVAPDSDLAAELAAGSTPEVRMAFQAYLEEAQKKSEIDRQDTSLEKTGVFLDRWAINPVNGERIPVWAADYVLADYGHGAIMAVPAHDQRDLDFARTFDLPVRVVVDTNAPVTGAIPIITPEMLESGDTGPADAPLDPVATGEALTGDGRMINSGPLDGLSRSNAIKRAIELLESRGTGRASKTYRLRDWLISRQRYWGTPIPIMYTDDGAEVPMPMDALPLVLPYEEGMDLKPKGTSPLGALDDWVATTTPDGRPARRDTDTMDTFVDSSWYFLRFLSPNDDTQAFDPREAEKWAPVDQYVGGVEHAILHLLYARFITKVLFDLGYVSFTEPFSALLNQGMVVLNGAKMSKSKGNIVTFTEGVDRYGVDAVRLTMAFAGPPEDDIDWADVSPTGSQKFLARAWRLSGEVASPVGADPSNGDLALRRATHRFLAEVPPLMESFKFNVAVARTMELVNVIRKTIDSGPGAADPAVREAVETVAIALSIFAPYTAEDMWSRLGHGGDGKDHLVAFAGWRKADPLLLVEESVTAIVQVDGKVRDKFEVSPTIGGAELEALARGSENVARAIGDREIAQVIVRAPRVVNIATVK is encoded by the coding sequence GTGACCGACGAGTTGCCCGACGAGAACGCCTACGACTTCGCCCGCATCGAGGCCCGCTGGGCTCCTGTGTGGGATGAGCTGCAGCCGTTCACCGTCGACGACCCGACCGACTCGAAGCCGCGCAAGTACGTGCTCGACATGTTTCCGTACCCGAGCGGCGACCTGCACATGGGTCACGCCGAGCAGTACGCACTCGGCGACATCGTGGCGCGCTACTGGCGCCAGCAGGGCTTCACGGTGCTGCACCCCATCGGCTGGGATTCGTTCGGCCTGCCCGCCGAGAACGCGGCCATCAAGCGCGGCGCCGACCCTCGGTTGTGGACGTACGAGAACATCGAGCAGCAGAAGGTGTCGATGAAGCGGTACGCCGCGAGCTTCGACTGGACTCGCGTGCTGCACACCTCTGACCCCGACTACTACCGCTGGAACCAGTGGCTGTTCTTGACGATGTACGAGAAGGGCCTCGCCTACCGCAAAGACAGCTGGGTCAACTGGGATCCGGTCGACCAGACGGTGCTCGCGAACGAGCAGGTGCTGCCCGACGGCACGAGCGAGCGCTCTGGGGCCGTCGTCGTCAAGAAGAAGCTCACGCAGTGGTACTTCAAGATCACCGACTACGCCGACCGCCTGCTCGACGACCTCAACCAGCTCGAGGGCTCGTGGCCGGCCAAGGTGCTGACGATGCAGCGCAACTGGATCGGCCGCTCGACGGGCGCCGACGTCGACTTCGTGATCGAGGGGCACCACTCGCCCGTGACGGTCTTCACGACTCGCCCCGACACGCTCTTCGGCGCGACCTTCATGGTCGTCGCCCCTGATAGCGATCTTGCTGCCGAACTCGCGGCTGGCTCGACTCCCGAGGTGCGCATGGCGTTTCAGGCCTACCTCGAAGAGGCGCAGAAGAAGAGCGAGATCGACCGCCAAGACACCTCGCTCGAGAAGACCGGCGTCTTTCTCGACCGCTGGGCGATCAACCCCGTCAACGGCGAGCGCATCCCCGTGTGGGCCGCCGACTACGTGCTGGCCGACTACGGCCACGGCGCGATCATGGCCGTGCCCGCCCACGACCAGCGCGACCTCGACTTCGCGCGCACCTTCGACCTGCCGGTGCGGGTCGTCGTCGACACGAACGCTCCCGTCACGGGCGCGATTCCGATCATCACGCCCGAGATGCTCGAGTCGGGCGACACCGGGCCGGCCGACGCACCGCTCGACCCGGTCGCCACGGGTGAGGCGCTCACGGGCGACGGCCGCATGATCAACTCGGGGCCGCTCGACGGCTTGAGCAGGTCGAACGCCATCAAGCGGGCGATCGAGCTGCTCGAATCACGCGGCACGGGGCGGGCATCCAAGACCTATCGCCTTCGCGACTGGCTCATCAGCCGGCAGCGCTATTGGGGCACGCCGATTCCGATCATGTACACCGACGACGGCGCCGAAGTGCCCATGCCGATGGATGCTCTACCGCTCGTGCTGCCCTACGAAGAGGGCATGGACCTCAAGCCGAAGGGCACCTCGCCGCTCGGCGCGCTCGACGACTGGGTCGCGACGACCACGCCAGACGGCCGCCCTGCGCGCCGCGACACCGACACGATGGACACCTTCGTCGACTCGTCGTGGTACTTCTTGCGGTTTCTCTCGCCGAACGACGACACGCAGGCCTTCGACCCGCGTGAAGCCGAGAAGTGGGCGCCCGTCGACCAGTACGTGGGCGGAGTCGAGCACGCGATTCTGCACTTGCTCTACGCGCGCTTCATCACGAAGGTGCTCTTCGACCTCGGCTATGTGAGCTTCACCGAGCCGTTCAGCGCGCTGCTCAATCAGGGCATGGTCGTGCTGAACGGCGCCAAGATGTCGAAGTCGAAGGGCAACATCGTCACGTTCACCGAGGGGGTCGACCGCTACGGTGTCGACGCCGTGCGCTTGACGATGGCCTTCGCCGGACCGCCCGAAGACGACATCGACTGGGCCGACGTGTCGCCGACCGGCTCGCAGAAGTTTCTCGCGCGCGCCTGGCGGCTCTCGGGCGAGGTCGCGTCGCCCGTCGGCGCCGACCCCTCGAACGGCGATCTCGCGCTGCGCCGCGCGACGCACCGCTTCTTGGCCGAGGTGCCGCCGCTCATGGAGAGCTTCAAGTTCAACGTGGCCGTTGCCCGCACCATGGAGCTTGTCAACGTCATCCGAAAGACGATCGACTCGGGGCCCGGCGCCGCGGACCCCGCCGTGCGCGAGGCCGTCGAGACGGTCGCGATCGCTCTCTCGATCTTCGCGCCGTACACGGCCGAAGACATGTGGAGCCGACTCGGCCACGGCGGCGACGGCAAAGACCACCTCGTCGCCTTCGCGGGCTGGCGCAAGGCCGACCCGCTGCTGCTCGTCGAAGAGTCGGTGACGGCGATCGTGCAGGTCGACGGCAAGGTGCGCGACAAGTTCGAGGTGAGCCCCACCATCGGTGGCGCAGAGCTCGAAGCGCTCGCTCGCGGGTCAGAGAACGTGGCGCGCGCGATCGGCGACCGCGAGATCGCGCAAGTGATCGTGCGGGCGCCGCGAGTCGTCAACATCGCGACCGTGAAGTAG
- a CDS encoding helix-hairpin-helix domain-containing protein has protein sequence MTEADAAPRRSVRVRAALGGVVVLALLGFGSAVLVAMLTPGGQTVEVAVATPVDGGSSVIAPEVVVLHVHGAVVEPGIVELPLGSRVVDAIAAARGPSDDADLGAVNLARVVADGEQLYVPRLGEVPPPSAGGGGTDAQGRVNLNTADSTALQTLAGVGPALAARIIAWREQNGPFRSVDELIAVSGIGAKILDGLRDQVTV, from the coding sequence GTGACTGAGGCAGACGCTGCACCCCGGCGGTCGGTGCGCGTGCGCGCAGCACTGGGTGGCGTCGTCGTGCTCGCGCTGCTGGGCTTCGGCTCGGCCGTGCTCGTCGCCATGCTGACGCCGGGCGGGCAGACCGTCGAGGTGGCCGTCGCGACACCCGTCGACGGTGGGTCTTCGGTGATCGCACCGGAGGTCGTCGTGCTGCACGTGCACGGCGCCGTCGTCGAGCCCGGCATCGTCGAGCTGCCGCTCGGCAGCCGCGTCGTCGATGCGATCGCCGCCGCTCGAGGGCCGAGCGACGACGCCGACCTCGGCGCCGTCAACCTCGCGCGCGTCGTCGCCGACGGCGAGCAGCTGTACGTGCCGCGCCTCGGCGAGGTGCCCCCACCGAGCGCGGGGGGCGGCGGCACCGACGCGCAGGGCCGCGTCAACCTCAACACGGCCGACTCGACTGCGCTGCAGACCCTCGCGGGCGTCGGCCCCGCGCTCGCCGCGCGCATCATCGCGTGGCGCGAGCAGAACGGCCCCTTCCGCAGCGTCGACGAGCTCATCGCCGTCTCGGGCATCGGCGCCAAGATTCTCGACGGCCTGCGCGATCAGGTGACGGTGTGA
- a CDS encoding ComEC/Rec2 family competence protein, whose product MNDPAIRLVDARLALPALVGWLAAVGLIGVPGAAWAVAGAAAVVAAGLAASPARARGVVAASIPSLIAIALIAAAVALAAPARLPPAVHAVIESGEAVTAQFELEQTVTPTVASAWGSSARAALVSLDVEGQQVAVRVPVRLLGLTATERWPLGTRLEGTVRLIGLEPADERVALVRSVSPLQPVGAPAPLLAVTDDLRAGFLDLMQPFDGDGADLLPGLAIGDTTAVSDELDSAMKRSALSHLVAVSGSNCAIVVGLVLGVGTLARWPRPVRVVVALLALGGFVVLVTPEPSVVRAAVMAAVVLLALVSGRPARGLPVLGLAVLGIVALDPWISREYGFSLSVLATAALLVLAGPIAEKLRRVMPAPVSLWIAVPLAAQLACQPVLIMLAPEVPLSGVLANILAAPAAPIATIVGMIACLLAPIVPPIAALVAAIAWVPSAWIAGVAHVSSGLPGALLPWPEGLGGALLLGGLTAAGLLAAGVPARLGTVAVRRAIAALLVVSIVVIMGATAGVAALRTLGRPHDWVYAQCDVGQGDAVLVRSGDEVALIDTGPRAEPLRSCLSALGVHHIDLLVLTHFDLDHVGAVDVVAGRVDRVIVGPTGREFDEGVVAALLDAGAQVDTVADGERGMLGDCAWRVLWPPTHRGIDPGNDASIVLAIGGPGSSCPSMLALGDLDETTQRMLASTHDLGRFDVVKVSHHGSPDQYLELYRAVAAPVALIGVGAGNGYGHPAPGLLAELEGLGAVLGRSDEHGLVLVSTGEAGLRVWRERLSRVRPEN is encoded by the coding sequence GTGAACGACCCGGCGATTCGACTCGTGGATGCCCGCCTCGCGCTGCCCGCCCTCGTCGGGTGGCTGGCAGCGGTGGGGCTCATCGGCGTTCCGGGTGCTGCGTGGGCGGTGGCGGGCGCGGCGGCCGTCGTGGCGGCGGGGCTCGCGGCGTCGCCGGCGCGGGCGCGCGGGGTGGTCGCGGCGAGCATCCCGAGTCTCATCGCGATCGCACTGATCGCCGCAGCCGTCGCGCTGGCCGCCCCGGCCCGCCTGCCGCCCGCGGTCCACGCCGTGATCGAGTCGGGCGAGGCGGTGACGGCGCAGTTCGAGCTCGAGCAGACCGTGACGCCGACGGTGGCGAGCGCGTGGGGGTCGAGTGCGCGTGCCGCACTGGTGTCGCTCGACGTCGAGGGGCAGCAGGTGGCGGTGCGGGTGCCGGTGCGGCTGCTGGGGCTCACGGCCACTGAGCGATGGCCGCTCGGCACGCGCCTCGAGGGCACCGTGAGACTCATCGGGCTCGAGCCCGCCGACGAGCGAGTGGCCCTCGTGCGATCGGTGTCGCCGCTGCAGCCGGTCGGTGCTCCCGCGCCGCTGCTCGCCGTGACCGACGACCTGCGGGCAGGGTTTCTCGACCTCATGCAGCCCTTCGACGGCGACGGGGCCGATCTGCTGCCGGGGCTCGCGATCGGCGACACGACCGCGGTGAGCGACGAGCTCGACTCGGCGATGAAGCGCAGCGCGCTGAGCCACCTCGTCGCCGTCTCTGGGTCGAACTGCGCCATCGTCGTCGGGCTCGTGCTCGGGGTCGGCACGCTCGCACGGTGGCCTCGACCCGTGCGCGTGGTCGTCGCGCTGCTCGCGCTCGGCGGGTTCGTCGTGCTCGTCACCCCCGAGCCGAGCGTCGTGCGCGCGGCCGTCATGGCCGCGGTCGTGCTGCTCGCGCTCGTGAGTGGAAGGCCCGCGCGGGGGCTGCCGGTGCTGGGGCTCGCCGTGCTCGGCATCGTCGCGCTCGACCCGTGGATCTCGCGGGAATACGGCTTCAGCCTCTCGGTGCTCGCGACCGCGGCGCTGCTCGTGCTCGCAGGCCCCATCGCCGAGAAGCTCAGGCGCGTCATGCCTGCACCGGTCTCGCTGTGGATCGCCGTGCCTCTCGCGGCGCAGCTCGCCTGCCAGCCCGTGCTCATCATGCTCGCGCCCGAAGTGCCCCTCAGCGGGGTGCTCGCCAACATTCTCGCCGCCCCAGCGGCGCCCATCGCGACGATCGTCGGCATGATCGCGTGCCTGCTCGCCCCCATCGTGCCGCCCATCGCCGCACTCGTCGCCGCGATCGCGTGGGTGCCCTCGGCGTGGATCGCCGGCGTCGCGCACGTGAGCTCGGGGCTGCCGGGGGCGCTGCTGCCGTGGCCCGAAGGGCTCGGCGGTGCACTGCTGCTCGGGGGCCTCACGGCGGCGGGGCTGCTCGCAGCCGGGGTGCCCGCTCGACTCGGAACTGTCGCGGTGCGGCGGGCGATCGCGGCACTGCTCGTCGTGTCGATCGTCGTCATCATGGGAGCGACCGCGGGGGTCGCGGCGCTGCGCACCCTCGGGCGCCCGCACGACTGGGTCTATGCGCAGTGCGACGTCGGGCAAGGCGACGCCGTGCTCGTGCGCAGCGGCGATGAGGTGGCACTCATCGACACCGGCCCCCGTGCTGAGCCACTGCGGTCGTGCCTGTCGGCACTGGGCGTGCACCACATCGACCTGCTCGTGCTCACCCACTTCGACCTCGACCACGTCGGAGCCGTCGACGTCGTCGCTGGCCGGGTCGATCGCGTCATCGTCGGCCCGACGGGGCGCGAGTTCGACGAGGGAGTCGTCGCGGCACTGCTCGACGCAGGCGCACAGGTCGACACCGTGGCCGATGGTGAGCGCGGCATGCTCGGCGACTGCGCGTGGCGGGTGCTGTGGCCTCCGACGCATCGCGGCATCGACCCGGGCAACGACGCGAGCATCGTGCTCGCGATCGGCGGGCCGGGTTCGTCATGCCCGAGCATGCTCGCGCTCGGCGACCTCGACGAGACGACCCAGCGCATGCTCGCGAGCACGCACGACCTCGGCCGGTTCGACGTCGTCAAGGTGAGCCACCACGGCTCGCCCGACCAGTATCTCGAACTGTATCGGGCGGTGGCGGCACCCGTCGCCCTCATCGGCGTCGGGGCGGGCAATGGCTACGGCCACCCCGCTCCCGGGCTGCTCGCTGAACTCGAAGGGCTCGGCGCAGTGCTCGGCCGCAGCGACGAGCACGGGCTTGTGCTCGTGTCGACGGGCGAGGCGGGGCTGCGCGTGTGGCGCGAGCGGCTCTCGAGGGTCAGACCAGAGAACTAG
- the holA gene encoding DNA polymerase III subunit delta — protein sequence MAAPKKSSSARASASIPQVAWHQIRAAPIVLVSGPEGFLAERASRQLRDALRDVDASLEVHDVMADSYAPGELMTLASPSLFGEPRLIRVDGASTMNDAFLQEALEYLEAPADDTVLLIRHGGGVRGKKLLDAIRSGVGGGIEVVCAELKRDSDRADFAAAEFRHAGRPIAPAALRALVSAFTDDLAELAGACQQLIADTDGDITEQTVARYYGGRVETNAFAVADAAIAGRHGEALGLLRHALATGADPVPMVAAFAMKLRTMAKVGGTRGAGGQVASTLGLAPWQVDRARRDLQGWDEAGLGRAILAAAETDAAVKGASRDPVYALETLVRTVAARGHEL from the coding sequence ATGGCTGCGCCGAAGAAGTCATCGAGCGCGCGGGCGTCGGCGAGCATCCCGCAGGTCGCCTGGCACCAGATTCGCGCAGCACCGATCGTGCTCGTGAGCGGCCCCGAAGGGTTTCTCGCCGAGCGGGCGAGTCGTCAGTTGCGCGATGCCCTGCGTGACGTCGACGCGAGCCTCGAGGTGCACGATGTCATGGCCGATAGCTATGCGCCGGGCGAGCTCATGACCCTCGCGAGCCCGTCGCTGTTCGGCGAGCCGAGGCTGATCAGGGTCGACGGGGCGTCGACGATGAACGACGCCTTTCTGCAGGAGGCGCTGGAGTATCTCGAGGCTCCGGCCGACGACACGGTGCTGCTCATCCGCCACGGCGGGGGAGTGCGCGGCAAGAAGCTGCTCGACGCCATCAGGTCGGGGGTCGGCGGCGGCATCGAGGTGGTCTGCGCCGAGCTCAAGCGCGACTCAGACCGCGCCGATTTCGCGGCCGCCGAGTTTCGGCACGCCGGGCGCCCCATCGCGCCCGCCGCGCTGCGCGCTCTCGTCAGCGCGTTCACCGACGACCTCGCCGAGCTGGCCGGAGCCTGCCAGCAGCTCATCGCCGACACCGACGGCGACATCACCGAGCAGACCGTCGCCCGCTACTACGGCGGACGCGTTGAGACCAACGCCTTCGCGGTGGCAGACGCGGCGATCGCGGGGCGGCACGGCGAAGCACTGGGGCTGCTGCGGCACGCGCTCGCGACGGGAGCAGACCCCGTGCCGATGGTCGCCGCGTTCGCCATGAAGCTGCGCACGATGGCCAAGGTCGGGGGCACGCGCGGCGCGGGCGGCCAGGTGGCGTCGACGCTGGGCCTCGCACCGTGGCAGGTCGACCGCGCCCGGCGAGACCTGCAGGGCTGGGACGAAGCGGGACTCGGGCGCGCGATTCTCGCCGCCGCCGAGACCGATGCTGCCGTCAAGGGCGCGAGCCGCGACCCGGTCTACGCGCTCGAGACCCTCGTGCGCACGGTCGCGGCCCGAGGGCACGAGCTGTAG
- the rpsT gene encoding 30S ribosomal protein S20 produces the protein MANIKSQIKRIKTNLKAQERNKAIKSELKTAIRRTNEAIAAGDKATAETALKTATKKLDKAVSKGVIHENQAANRKSSIAKQVAAL, from the coding sequence GTGGCAAACATCAAGTCGCAGATCAAGCGCATCAAGACCAACCTCAAAGCGCAAGAGCGCAACAAGGCCATCAAGAGCGAGCTCAAGACGGCGATCCGCCGCACCAACGAGGCCATCGCCGCAGGCGACAAGGCCACGGCCGAGACCGCGCTCAAGACGGCGACCAAGAAGCTCGACAAGGCTGTGAGCAAGGGCGTCATCCACGAGAACCAGGCGGCGAACCGCAAGTCGTCAATCGCCAAGCAGGTCGCAGCGCTCTAA